The Mycolicibacterium mageritense genome contains a region encoding:
- a CDS encoding LppA family lipoprotein has product MVIRRMVLVFTLMMTGGCAMTENVYESKTLEGDEAVKLIDSMRAKGSYEAARARLNDTAEIIAEHIVSAVAGQTWAFSDDAHGLDIKRQGLPCEELAGDVARRPMADPVVFGRTFSAEEFATAADIVRQEATQYGAGKGSSLFDDPARRDYEVSGNGYQFNLGQAKVASLNITGDCFLMQRVVDLPPGRLPSP; this is encoded by the coding sequence ATGGTGATTCGGCGGATGGTATTGGTGTTCACTTTGATGATGACGGGTGGCTGCGCCATGACTGAGAATGTCTATGAGTCAAAGACATTGGAGGGCGACGAGGCGGTCAAGCTGATCGACAGCATGCGGGCCAAAGGCTCGTACGAGGCGGCCCGAGCTCGGCTCAACGACACCGCCGAAATCATCGCCGAGCACATTGTCTCCGCCGTTGCCGGCCAAACCTGGGCGTTCAGCGACGATGCCCACGGTCTGGACATCAAGAGGCAGGGGCTGCCGTGCGAGGAGCTCGCGGGCGATGTGGCGCGCCGGCCGATGGCCGACCCGGTCGTCTTCGGCCGGACGTTCAGTGCCGAAGAGTTCGCGACGGCCGCCGACATCGTGCGCCAGGAGGCCACGCAGTATGGCGCGGGCAAGGGCTCGTCTCTGTTCGACGATCCGGCCCGACGCGACTACGAAGTCAGCGGCAACGGCTACCAATTCAACCTCGGCCAAGCCAAAGTCGCGTCCCTCAACATCACCGGCGACTGCTTTCTGATGCAGCGCGTCGTCGATCTGCCACCCGGTCGGCTGCCTTCGCCCTGA
- a CDS encoding alpha/beta hydrolase yields the protein MGLLDAYMSTWSKARETFGDGVPDDGSRLDASSRLQRMKGNVEAAAPDARWQGGASQAYAATNQAHAAAYGTLAELDTRMVIEVSHAADVVTAGRRRLDVSRDWVVSAVAYVPNSLAGQTMLAGIVRRGTADIGGILEKSTADMSEIGRRVSGIRADYEALSALGRNEFLPLQPEGSTGTGTDMSSGSIVEIDDANRKLLQEMRAEYERLPDGQAKTDRLADITAIERALETPGSHLVYLERPADPSQMIPAATAVGDPFTADHVSVAVPGVSGTTRAAIAGMTSEAAVLRNEARDVAERAGESQNIATVAWVGYQPPPNLGVGSSYNDDLAQAGAPELTSFLHDLDAASKNPSHTTALFGHSYGSLTSGIALHDGASRYVDNVVMYGSPGFQADTPAELGMNDNNFFVMATIDDPINPIAALAPFHGWGSDPNEIINEDGHLRFRFQHLETEAGETPLPGYESKTGASGHSEYHQDAGRRMAGYNLAAILLNRPDLTVKETPLTW from the coding sequence ATGGGACTGCTGGACGCGTACATGTCGACGTGGTCGAAGGCGCGGGAAACCTTCGGTGACGGTGTGCCCGACGACGGATCCCGATTGGACGCGAGTTCCCGGTTGCAGCGGATGAAGGGCAACGTCGAGGCCGCCGCGCCCGATGCCCGTTGGCAGGGTGGCGCGTCGCAGGCCTACGCCGCGACCAACCAGGCGCACGCGGCGGCCTACGGCACGCTCGCAGAGTTGGACACGCGGATGGTCATCGAGGTGAGCCACGCCGCGGACGTCGTCACGGCCGGGCGTCGGCGCCTCGATGTGAGCCGCGACTGGGTGGTCAGCGCGGTCGCCTACGTACCGAACAGCCTGGCCGGCCAGACGATGTTGGCCGGCATAGTCCGCCGTGGGACTGCCGACATCGGCGGCATCCTTGAGAAGTCGACCGCCGACATGTCGGAGATCGGTAGACGCGTGAGCGGCATCCGGGCGGACTACGAAGCGCTGAGCGCATTGGGGCGCAACGAGTTTCTACCTCTGCAGCCCGAGGGTTCGACCGGTACCGGGACGGACATGTCCTCGGGAAGCATCGTCGAGATCGATGACGCGAACCGTAAGTTGTTGCAGGAGATGCGCGCCGAGTACGAGCGGCTTCCCGACGGGCAGGCCAAGACCGATCGGCTGGCCGATATCACGGCGATCGAAAGGGCCCTGGAAACGCCCGGATCGCATCTGGTGTATCTGGAGAGACCGGCTGATCCGTCGCAGATGATTCCGGCGGCCACCGCGGTGGGCGACCCATTCACCGCCGACCACGTATCCGTCGCCGTGCCAGGCGTGTCGGGTACGACCCGTGCGGCCATCGCAGGTATGACCAGTGAAGCGGCCGTGCTGCGCAACGAAGCGCGGGATGTCGCCGAACGTGCGGGTGAAAGCCAGAACATCGCGACGGTGGCGTGGGTCGGGTACCAGCCGCCGCCCAACCTTGGTGTGGGATCGTCGTACAACGACGATCTTGCCCAGGCTGGAGCACCTGAGCTGACCTCCTTCCTGCACGATCTCGATGCCGCGTCGAAGAATCCGAGCCATACCACCGCCCTGTTCGGGCATTCCTACGGCTCGTTGACGTCGGGTATCGCGCTGCACGACGGGGCCAGCAGGTACGTGGACAACGTGGTGATGTACGGCTCGCCGGGGTTTCAGGCCGACACCCCGGCCGAACTCGGCATGAACGACAACAACTTCTTCGTGATGGCGACCATCGACGATCCGATCAACCCGATCGCCGCCTTGGCGCCGTTCCACGGCTGGGGCTCCGACCCGAACGAAATCATCAACGAAGACGGGCACCTCCGGTTCCGCTTCCAGCACTTGGAAACCGAGGCCGGCGAGACCCCGCTTCCCGGGTACGAATCCAAGACCGGGGCATCCGGGCACTCCGAATACCACCAAGATGCCGGGCGACGCATGGCTGGCTACAACCTCGCCGCGATCCTGCTGAACCGTCCGGATCTCACGGTGAAGGAGACCCCGCTGACATGGTGA